A region of the bacterium genome:
GAGTTTGGCTCAAAAATACAAACAATAGCTTAAATAATTTTCTATGATTAAACAAAAAGGAAAAATTGTTGTCGGAATGTCAGGCGGTATTGACTCTGCTATGAGTCTGATATTGCTCAAAGAACAAGGGTGGGAACCAATTGGAGTCTCCTTAAAACTTCCTGTTTGGCAAAACAAAGCAAATCTGTTAAGAGAAAACATCTGTTGCACTAAAGAATCTCTCAAAATCACAGCTGAAATCTGTGAAAAAATCAAGGCTCCTTTTTATATTTTGGACACCAAAAAAGAATTCCAAAAACAGGTAATAAAATACTTTGTTTCTGAACTAAAAGCTGGGCGAACACCTAACCCCTGTATAATCTGTAACCCTGTTTTTAAATTTAAACAACTTTTTGCGTTCGCTAAAAAAATGGGAATTAAATATGTAGCCACTGGTCATTACGCAAGAATAAAATTCAACAAGCGCTTAAAAAGATACCAACTACTTAAGGCTAAGGACAAAACAAAGGACCAAACTTATACTTTAAGTTTTCTGCCAGCTGAATGGTTAAAATATACTGTTTTTCCTCTAGGAAACTACCTTAAAAAAGAAGTCTTTGTCTTAGCTAAAAGCAAAGGATTAAACAAGGTTCTTAAAAAACCCCAGAGTCAGGATTTTTGTTTTGTGGCACAAAAATCTCTGGGAGAATTTATAAAAAAAGAAATCAAGCCTAAACCAGGATTTATTGTAGACGAAAAAGGAAAGAAATTGGGTAAGCACAAGGGGCTAACTCTCTATACTATAGGCCAAAGACAAGGACTAGGGCTTTCAGGTGGACCTTTTTATGTTAAAGAAAAAGATATGAGTAATAACAATTTAGTGGTCACTAAAAATAAAAAATCGCTCTATTCAAAGATTGCTTGGCTTTCTCCTTTCAATTTTGTCAGCATTCCTTCACCTTCGAAAAAAATAAAGGTTGAGGTAAAAACTCGATATACCCAGCCTTTAGCTGAAGCTTTACTTTATCCTGAAAAAAACAAAAAACTAAAAATTGAATTTATTAAACCTCAAAGGGCTGTAACTCCGGGCCAGTTCGCTGTTTTTTATCAGGATAATATTTGTTTAGGCGGAGGGAGAATTATAAAATCCTCCTAAGGTTTAAAAACAGATCTTAATTTTTACCAATGAATTTCATTTTCTGGCCAGCCAAAACAGGCAAGATATGATTTTGGCCAAAAAAGAAAACGTTCTACTAAAATTTTTGCTTCTGGAAAAAGCAAGCGCATTTCTGAGAATTTAAGCAACCGTATTGAGTTGATAATCTCTTCTGCTTCTTTTAAAGAAGAACTTTTTGAAAATCTTCCTAACGAAAAATTGGAAACTAAGATTTTCTGAATCCTTTTAGGCAAAAACTGAAATCCAGGAAGTAAAAAGTGAGGCTCTAAAGGGAACCAATAAGAAGGCACTTGAATAAAATATCTTTTGCCTACACGACGGATCTCATTAGCAACCTTTTTTTGATCTGAAAAACTTCCTATGTGTTCCAAAGTAGCATTAGAAAAAACTACATCAAACTCCTTGTCTTTAAAGCAACTCAAATCTCTTGCATCCCCCTCTATTGTTGAAAAATTCGGCAAAGTGCTTGGCTGCGAAAAAGGATTAAACAGAACAACTTCCACCCCCTTTTGGGATTTAAATCTCATATCTTCCCAAAAACGCTGAGTTCCTCCTATATCTAAAATACGCAAAGGAAGATCAAGTTGAGAAACGAGCCGCAAAAAAAGATTAAAACGCCTCTGGCGAAATCTTTTACCTACACTATCAACCATAGGAAATAAAAGACGCTAAAACGCTACTTAATTAAAATTAAAGAAATTAACGAAACTTAAAACTCCTCTTTAAATACTGCCATTCAGAATCACTGATGCCAAAACTCTGCCCCTTTATATCAGCTGTTACTCTCTGCAAAACAACGTAGCTATCCGGCTGACCAGAAACAGCAAAATAAGCAAAAGAATTGTGATTATAATCACTTGGTTTTGAACTCTCGGCTAATACAGAGATTAAAGCGATATCTAAAGTTTGCTCACCCACCTTTTGGCTTTTTAGTCCCCAGGATTGGGAATCTGGATAAAGTTTACCGCAACCCATATTTACTCCCACTTCTTCCCACTCTTTTTTGCTTAAAAACTGGAAATTAATCTCCTTGCCTTTAATTTCAATACAGCCGGAAATAGTCTTCCAATCTTTCTTAGCTTGAAAAGGCCAATAGTATATACCTATTCCAATAGCCAAACCCAAAATAACCAGTCCCAACACCCACAATACTAACTTGGAATGAAAAATGCCTAAAGGAATTTTTGTCGTCATATTTATACTTATTTTACCTTTTTATTTTATCACAGCTTTTAATCTTCAAAAATGGCTACTGCCTTATTTGATCTTTGGCAAAATTTTATTCCAATATTCTTAAGAACGTTGGAATTTAATTATTAAGTTAAGTAAAGTATTTCGTCCTCAAAATAGACAACAGCTATTTAGGTAAAAATCTAAAACGTCCTTGAAGAAGAAGGCGTTTTATTTTAAAATTACCGAGACAAAAGATTTGAAGCCGATGTAGCTCAGGGGTAGAGCGCACCCTTGGTAAGGGTGAGGTCACGGGTTCAAATCCCG
Encoded here:
- the mnmA gene encoding tRNA 2-thiouridine(34) synthase MnmA gives rise to the protein MIKQKGKIVVGMSGGIDSAMSLILLKEQGWEPIGVSLKLPVWQNKANLLRENICCTKESLKITAEICEKIKAPFYILDTKKEFQKQVIKYFVSELKAGRTPNPCIICNPVFKFKQLFAFAKKMGIKYVATGHYARIKFNKRLKRYQLLKAKDKTKDQTYTLSFLPAEWLKYTVFPLGNYLKKEVFVLAKSKGLNKVLKKPQSQDFCFVAQKSLGEFIKKEIKPKPGFIVDEKGKKLGKHKGLTLYTIGQRQGLGLSGGPFYVKEKDMSNNNLVVTKNKKSLYSKIAWLSPFNFVSIPSPSKKIKVEVKTRYTQPLAEALLYPEKNKKLKIEFIKPQRAVTPGQFAVFYQDNICLGGGRIIKSS
- a CDS encoding class I SAM-dependent methyltransferase; this encodes MVDSVGKRFRQRRFNLFLRLVSQLDLPLRILDIGGTQRFWEDMRFKSQKGVEVVLFNPFSQPSTLPNFSTIEGDARDLSCFKDKEFDVVFSNATLEHIGSFSDQKKVANEIRRVGKRYFIQVPSYWFPLEPHFLLPGFQFLPKRIQKILVSNFSLGRFSKSSSLKEAEEIINSIRLLKFSEMRLLFPEAKILVERFLFWPKSYLACFGWPENEIHW